Proteins encoded within one genomic window of Gemmatimonadales bacterium:
- a CDS encoding GAF domain-containing sensor histidine kinase has translation MAASRELTMLTALAQALGRSPDLAESLDSALGTVSELLGLETGWVWLLEDDSEEPRLAAARSLPPVLRDHPQAMHGDCYCLSTFRAGDLRGAANVNVVWCSRLEKVVRPADDGDPGGTSLRCHASVPLAVGERRLGMLNVASSDWRVLSDDELSLLTTAGALVSLAVERSRLEIAGARAVAAEERNRLAREIHDTLAQSLAGLTMQLEVLDALAAPQGDERLTQAVTRALALTRSTLQEARRSVLDLRAAPLEGRALTDALHALAVATGAATPGLRVEVVAERFDRMAGKLPPAVEVGLYRIAQQALANVARHAGPAQAIVRLTLEPGRVHLRVEDNGVGFDPTTMPPDRFGVIGMGERARLLGGELVIETSPGGGTAIDVVVPLPDPLPGRPAATP, from the coding sequence ATGGCTGCCTCCCGCGAGCTCACCATGCTCACCGCCCTCGCCCAGGCGCTCGGTCGCTCTCCGGATCTGGCGGAGTCGCTGGACTCAGCGCTGGGGACCGTGTCGGAGCTGCTGGGCTTGGAGACCGGCTGGGTCTGGCTGCTCGAGGACGACAGCGAGGAGCCGCGGCTCGCCGCCGCGCGATCGCTCCCTCCGGTGCTCCGCGATCATCCCCAGGCGATGCACGGCGACTGCTATTGTCTCTCGACCTTCCGCGCGGGCGACCTGCGCGGCGCCGCGAACGTGAACGTGGTCTGGTGCAGCCGCCTGGAGAAGGTGGTCCGGCCGGCAGACGATGGTGACCCGGGTGGGACCAGTCTGCGATGTCACGCGAGTGTGCCGCTCGCCGTGGGTGAGCGGCGCCTGGGCATGCTGAACGTGGCGAGCTCCGACTGGCGAGTGCTCTCGGATGACGAGCTCAGCCTCCTCACCACGGCAGGCGCCCTGGTCAGCCTCGCCGTCGAGCGCTCACGGCTCGAGATCGCGGGTGCCCGCGCCGTCGCCGCCGAGGAGCGGAACCGACTGGCGCGGGAGATCCACGACACGCTGGCCCAGTCGCTCGCCGGGCTCACCATGCAGCTCGAGGTGCTCGATGCGCTTGCCGCGCCTCAGGGAGACGAGCGCCTGACTCAGGCGGTGACCCGGGCCCTGGCGCTCACCCGGTCCACCCTTCAGGAGGCGCGCCGCTCAGTGCTGGATCTTCGTGCCGCCCCATTGGAAGGACGTGCCCTCACGGATGCCCTGCACGCGCTCGCCGTTGCGACTGGCGCGGCCACCCCTGGGCTCCGTGTCGAGGTCGTCGCCGAGAGATTCGACCGGATGGCGGGGAAGCTGCCGCCCGCCGTCGAGGTCGGACTCTATCGCATCGCCCAGCAGGCGCTCGCCAACGTCGCCAGGCACGCGGGTCCAGCCCAGGCCATCGTTCGGCTCACCCTGGAGCCGGGTCGGGTGCACCTCAGGGTGGAGGACAACGGGGTAGGGTTCGATCCAACGACGATGCCGCCCGACCGGTTCGGCGTGATCGGCATGGGTGAGCGAGCCCGACTCCTCGGAGGCGAGCTGGTGATCGAGACCTCGCCGGGCGGCGGCACCGCGATCGACGTGGTTGTCCCGCTGCCTGATCCCCTCCCCGGCCGCCCGGCGGCGACACCGTGA
- a CDS encoding S-adenosylmethionine:tRNA ribosyltransferase-isomerase has translation MSLPLQLAPARSTGRLHFDLPQSLAAAEPPEARGLARDDVRLMVSRATDNSIIHRRFHDFPDFLSAGDVLVVNISATINAAIVAWRQLRGERELIELHLSTPLPDGRWVVELRHLTDTGTAPLFDARAGVQVRLAGGGRAVLNAPFRPVGGHRTQRTDRVRLWIAELDCPGGVMAHFREHGSPIRYEYVRRPWPLAFYQTVFADEPGSAEMPSAGRPFTHEIVERLNRRGVTIAPVLLHTGVASLEDDEPPYPERYRVAETTANLVNRGRALGGRVVAVGTTVVRALETAATPDGRVRAAAGWTDLVVTPDRGIFVVDAILTGLHAPRASHLAMLEALAGRDHLDLAYRSALRHRYLWHEFGDVHLMFGVGRGDLGRDCRFQRAAGRPPRGSSSARQAPG, from the coding sequence GTGAGCCTGCCGCTCCAGCTGGCGCCGGCCAGGTCCACCGGGCGGCTGCACTTCGACTTGCCGCAGTCGCTCGCTGCCGCCGAGCCGCCGGAGGCGCGCGGCCTGGCGCGGGACGATGTGCGCCTCATGGTCAGCCGAGCGACCGATAACAGTATCATCCACCGCCGCTTCCACGATTTCCCCGACTTTCTGTCAGCGGGGGACGTGCTGGTGGTCAACATCAGCGCGACGATCAACGCCGCCATTGTCGCCTGGCGCCAGCTGCGGGGCGAGCGCGAGCTGATCGAGCTGCATCTCTCTACCCCGCTGCCTGACGGCCGCTGGGTGGTCGAGCTGCGCCATCTTACCGACACCGGAACCGCACCGCTCTTCGACGCCCGAGCCGGAGTGCAGGTCCGACTGGCGGGCGGGGGTCGTGCTGTGCTCAATGCGCCGTTTCGTCCGGTCGGCGGCCACCGGACGCAGCGGACTGATCGGGTGCGGCTCTGGATCGCTGAGCTCGATTGCCCAGGCGGCGTGATGGCGCACTTCAGAGAGCATGGCTCGCCGATCCGGTACGAATATGTCCGCCGGCCTTGGCCTCTGGCCTTTTATCAGACCGTATTCGCCGATGAACCTGGCAGCGCCGAAATGCCTTCCGCCGGCCGGCCATTCACGCACGAGATCGTGGAGCGGCTGAATCGGAGGGGCGTCACGATCGCGCCGGTACTGCTCCATACCGGCGTGGCCAGCCTCGAGGACGATGAGCCACCCTATCCCGAGCGGTACCGGGTGGCCGAGACCACGGCCAATCTGGTGAACCGCGGCCGGGCCCTGGGTGGCCGGGTTGTGGCGGTCGGCACGACAGTGGTGCGGGCGCTCGAGACGGCGGCCACACCCGACGGACGGGTGCGGGCGGCAGCGGGTTGGACGGATCTGGTGGTGACACCCGACCGGGGCATCTTCGTGGTCGATGCGATCCTGACGGGGCTGCACGCGCCGCGGGCGTCCCACCTGGCGATGCTCGAGGCACTAGCCGGGCGAGATCACCTAGACCTCGCGTATCGGTCCGCGCTGCGTCATCGCTATCTCTGGCATGAGTTCGGGGACGTACACTTGATGTTCGGGGTGGGTCGAGGAGATCTCGGGCGGGATTGTCGCTTCCAGCGCGCAGCGGGGCGTCCGCCGCGTGGGTCGAGCTCGGCCCGGCAAGCACCCGGTTGA
- a CDS encoding VOC family protein has product MTPGIDAPGFRLPGGIRLGTVALQVADLERSLDFYVRVLGFRVTGRDQSPGGRAARLGISGDESVLLELQEKPGVRPVPRRGRLGIYHFAVLLPSRQDLGRFLRHATSLDVHVGSSEHLVSEALYLVDPDGITVEVYRDRPRAEWPYRDGEVLAAILPLDSDAVLAAAEDRPWRGLPAGTIIGHMHFYVEDIPAAEAFYHAALGFDKTAWSLPGMLFLSAGGYHHHVGVNVWAAGSPEATEDDARLLSWELLLPERTTAEAAAASLRRAGYDVTAAGGAWLARDPWGITVRLGSD; this is encoded by the coding sequence ATGACTCCTGGCATCGACGCCCCAGGCTTCCGGCTTCCGGGGGGCATCCGACTTGGCACGGTGGCCCTCCAGGTGGCGGACCTGGAACGCTCCCTCGATTTCTATGTGCGGGTCCTCGGCTTCCGGGTCACCGGGCGCGACCAGTCGCCCGGCGGGCGCGCGGCACGGTTGGGCATTTCCGGGGATGAATCCGTCCTGCTCGAGCTCCAGGAGAAACCAGGCGTCCGGCCAGTACCCCGGCGCGGGCGACTGGGCATCTATCACTTCGCCGTCCTCCTGCCCAGCAGACAGGATCTCGGCCGGTTCCTGCGACACGCGACGTCCCTCGACGTGCACGTCGGCTCATCCGAGCACCTGGTCAGCGAGGCCCTGTACCTGGTGGATCCGGACGGGATCACGGTCGAGGTCTACCGCGACCGGCCGCGCGCCGAGTGGCCCTACCGGGATGGTGAAGTGCTGGCCGCCATCCTGCCGCTCGACAGCGACGCAGTGCTCGCCGCTGCCGAGGATCGGCCCTGGCGCGGCCTTCCTGCAGGCACGATCATCGGCCACATGCACTTCTACGTCGAAGACATCCCGGCGGCGGAGGCGTTCTACCACGCAGCACTGGGCTTCGACAAGACCGCCTGGTCCCTTCCCGGGATGCTGTTCCTCTCCGCTGGCGGCTATCACCACCATGTCGGCGTGAACGTCTGGGCGGCCGGGTCTCCCGAGGCCACCGAAGATGACGCGAGACTGCTGTCGTGGGAGCTCCTGCTGCCCGAGCGGACCACAGCGGAGGCCGCAGCCGCGAGCCTTCGCCGCGCCGGCTACGACGTGACCGCAGCCGGCGGGGCGTGGCTAGCGCGGGACCCGTGGGGAATCACCGTCAGACTCGGAAGCGACTAG
- a CDS encoding response regulator transcription factor, protein MTAGPPAGPRREIRVAVADDHPVVRDGLVAMLETQSDFVVVGQAATGHEALALVRASRPDVLLLDLEMPELDGVGVLRELREAGGRTQVIVFTVFDTDERIIAAVEAGAAGYLLKGAPRQEVFAAVRAVAAGRSLLAPAAASAVLRRVRGEAGGAPGRPSLTPREQAVLDQLARGLGNKQIGAALGISERTVKFHVSSLFAKLGAGNRTDAVRRAVQAGLIAL, encoded by the coding sequence GTGACCGCCGGCCCACCCGCGGGACCCCGGCGCGAGATCCGGGTGGCGGTGGCCGACGATCATCCGGTGGTTCGCGATGGGCTGGTGGCGATGCTCGAGACCCAATCCGACTTCGTCGTCGTCGGCCAGGCGGCCACTGGCCACGAGGCGCTCGCGCTGGTTCGCGCCAGTCGACCGGACGTGCTGCTGCTGGATCTGGAGATGCCGGAGCTCGACGGCGTCGGGGTGCTCCGAGAGCTCAGAGAAGCCGGAGGCCGCACGCAGGTGATCGTCTTCACGGTCTTCGATACCGACGAGCGGATCATCGCAGCGGTGGAGGCCGGCGCTGCCGGGTATCTGCTCAAGGGCGCGCCGCGGCAGGAGGTCTTCGCGGCCGTGCGGGCGGTGGCCGCTGGCCGGTCGCTGCTGGCGCCTGCCGCCGCCTCCGCGGTGCTCCGGCGGGTACGCGGGGAGGCGGGCGGGGCGCCCGGCAGGCCTTCGCTCACCCCGCGCGAGCAGGCCGTGCTCGACCAGCTGGCGCGGGGCCTGGGGAACAAGCAGATCGGCGCGGCGCTCGGCATCTCGGAGCGCACGGTCAAGTTCCACGTCAGCTCTCTATTCGCCAAGCTCGGCGCCGGCAACCGGACCGACGCGGTCAGGCGCGCGGTGCAGGCGGGGTTGATCGCGCTGTAG
- a CDS encoding RNA polymerase sigma factor, with translation MTATATHRAIDAVWRIESARLIAGIARIVGDVGLAEDLAQDALMAALERWPESGVPDNPGAWLMATAKHRAIDHFRRGKRLEQKHLELGYELQATQEKAIPDLEAAIDDQVGDDLLRLIFIACHPVLSREARVALTLRLLGGLSTEEIARAFLAPVPTVAQRIVRAKRTLAEARVPFEVPRDAELATRLSSVLEVIYLVFNEGYSATAGDDWMRPQLCEEALRLGRILAGLAPAEPEVHGLVGLMEIQASRLGARTGPSGEPIRLLDQDRARWDQLLIRRGLGALRRAEELGGASGPYALQAAIAACHARARTPGETDWARIVALYDALARLLPSPVVELNRAVAVTMALGPAAGLEVVDALASEPSLAGYHLLPSVRGDFLERLGRRDEARAEFERAAGLTRNARERELLLERARACASPAAEPG, from the coding sequence GTGACGGCTACCGCTACGCATCGGGCCATCGACGCGGTCTGGAGGATCGAGTCTGCCAGGCTCATCGCCGGGATCGCGCGCATCGTGGGTGACGTAGGTCTCGCCGAGGATCTGGCGCAGGACGCGCTGATGGCGGCGCTGGAGCGGTGGCCAGAGTCGGGCGTGCCGGACAATCCGGGCGCCTGGCTCATGGCCACGGCCAAGCATCGGGCGATCGACCACTTCCGCCGGGGCAAGCGACTCGAGCAGAAGCACCTAGAGCTGGGCTACGAGCTCCAAGCGACGCAGGAGAAGGCCATCCCCGATCTCGAGGCGGCGATCGACGATCAGGTCGGCGACGACCTCCTCCGCCTCATCTTCATCGCCTGCCATCCCGTGCTCTCGCGCGAGGCGCGCGTCGCGCTCACGCTTCGCCTGCTCGGCGGCCTGAGCACCGAGGAGATCGCCCGGGCCTTCCTGGCACCAGTGCCTACCGTCGCCCAGCGGATCGTCCGGGCCAAGCGCACGCTGGCCGAGGCGCGGGTCCCCTTCGAGGTGCCCCGCGACGCCGAGCTCGCCACCCGGCTGTCGTCGGTGCTGGAGGTGATCTACCTCGTCTTCAACGAGGGGTATTCCGCCACCGCCGGCGATGACTGGATGCGCCCTCAGCTCTGCGAAGAGGCGCTCCGGCTGGGGCGGATCCTGGCGGGGCTCGCGCCGGCCGAGCCGGAGGTGCACGGCTTGGTGGGACTGATGGAGATCCAGGCATCCCGCTTGGGGGCCCGGACCGGCCCGTCTGGCGAACCCATCCGGCTGCTCGATCAGGACCGTGCCCGCTGGGACCAGCTCCTCATCCGTCGCGGCCTCGGCGCGCTCCGGCGCGCCGAGGAGCTGGGCGGGGCATCGGGCCCCTACGCGCTGCAGGCTGCGATCGCGGCCTGTCATGCGCGGGCGCGAACGCCGGGCGAGACGGATTGGGCGCGTATCGTGGCGCTCTACGACGCGCTTGCCCGACTGCTGCCGTCTCCCGTGGTGGAGCTCAACCGCGCGGTGGCCGTCACCATGGCGCTCGGTCCGGCGGCGGGTCTCGAGGTGGTGGACGCGCTGGCGTCCGAGCCGTCGCTCGCGGGCTACCACCTCCTGCCCAGCGTCCGCGGCGATTTTCTCGAGCGGCTGGGCCGACGGGACGAAGCCCGCGCGGAGTTCGAGCGCGCGGCGGGGCTGACGCGCAATGCGCGGGAGCGGGAGCTGCTGCTGGAGCGGGCCAGAGCATGTGCCAGCCCGGCGGCCGAGCCGGGATGA
- a CDS encoding SDR family oxidoreductase: protein MLTRTTNRKIIPMDTVNERTALITGASRGLGLALSRGLAARGWNLIITARDAERLRLARNELARTTHVAALAGDVTDRSHLEALAVLAQGHAGLDAVVNNAGALGPSPQPQLLEYPLEVLAEVFRTNVFAPLGILQAVREQLKPGARLVNVTSDAGTTAYPGWGGYGSSKAALEQLSAVLAVENPGLKVYWVDPGDMRTDMHQAAFPGEDISDRPLPDARVSGFVTLLESDLPSGRYSAADLARAPAEVV from the coding sequence ATGCTGACACGGACCACGAACCGAAAGATCATCCCAATGGACACCGTAAACGAACGTACGGCCCTCATCACCGGCGCCTCACGCGGCCTGGGCCTGGCGCTGAGCCGCGGACTCGCGGCGCGTGGCTGGAACCTGATCATCACCGCGCGAGATGCGGAGCGGCTCCGCCTGGCGCGAAACGAGCTCGCCCGCACGACGCATGTGGCGGCGCTCGCGGGGGACGTCACCGATCGGTCGCATCTGGAGGCCCTGGCCGTGCTCGCCCAGGGGCACGCCGGACTCGATGCCGTAGTGAACAACGCAGGGGCTCTGGGCCCGAGTCCCCAGCCGCAGCTCCTCGAATACCCGCTCGAAGTGCTGGCCGAGGTCTTCCGGACCAACGTTTTCGCGCCCCTCGGCATCCTGCAGGCGGTCCGGGAGCAACTCAAGCCGGGCGCGCGACTGGTCAACGTGACCAGCGATGCAGGCACGACCGCCTACCCGGGCTGGGGCGGGTACGGCTCGAGCAAGGCTGCCCTGGAGCAGCTCTCGGCGGTGCTGGCGGTGGAGAACCCGGGGCTCAAGGTGTACTGGGTCGACCCGGGAGACATGCGCACCGACATGCATCAGGCCGCGTTTCCCGGCGAAGACATCAGTGACCGTCCGCTGCCCGATGCCAGGGTTTCGGGCTTCGTCACACTGCTCGAGTCCGATCTCCCCAGCGGGCGCTACTCGGCCGCCGACCTGGCCCGAGCGCCCGCGGAGGTCGTGTGA
- a CDS encoding FtsX-like permease family protein, with protein sequence MTLLRDFLPRARRVTVPALAALRMYWGTVALLTGTGFLAQAAFLAVGALLPSQPGPATRLGPWLERGADLGVGWSQDAQGPAAIQQQGVDVLFHLLLGTAVATLAIAAVTILTLFGARAARRETEVLVSRAVGASRRALAASALLEGVIVATAVLAAGGAAGMLAARWAIGGWPGRILPGALVPHVAPILLMGAVILAGAILPLVFARQSRILDAETKPAGLLGPAVLQLGVSLAVLAVSALLGRHATTLTARLAFSDRDGQVLELTAPDRRPADRAQRYASLLQELDGDGGELVSLTSPGALVGLGTVSTVTTDCGICSAGGMNLKWHLVSTTHQFVSPDSFKALGVRLVAGRGIRKEDAWGATPVAVISRALAERHFQKGGALGRPMLVADDPRTWHTVVGVVDDPPGTALGSRLQPRYTVYLSILQHPVSSAELLVRSPPRADPAPFVRRALLALGTWGSGPIAERAILAAEAAPLVWFSRWFAVEGWVTLVIAVVGTFTLMRLWVQSLRPELGIRRATGARRSRLLLRILSRAARTGLAGTVFGLWFGQAIWSTLPSVMTGAAQWDMRVLLRYSLLLVLTTLAGAMLPAWRALRATPASLLGSDGD encoded by the coding sequence ATGACACTTCTTCGAGATTTCCTGCCAAGGGCCCGGCGCGTCACCGTTCCCGCGCTGGCGGCCCTCCGGATGTACTGGGGCACCGTCGCCCTGCTGACCGGCACCGGGTTCCTGGCCCAGGCCGCGTTCCTCGCGGTCGGCGCGCTGCTTCCGAGCCAGCCCGGACCGGCCACCCGGCTCGGCCCCTGGCTCGAGCGTGGAGCCGATCTGGGAGTGGGTTGGAGTCAGGACGCCCAGGGGCCCGCGGCCATCCAGCAGCAGGGAGTGGATGTGCTGTTTCACCTGTTGCTCGGCACGGCCGTCGCCACGCTGGCGATCGCGGCCGTCACCATCCTGACGCTGTTCGGGGCCCGCGCCGCGCGCCGGGAAACGGAGGTGCTGGTCTCCCGCGCCGTCGGTGCATCCCGCCGGGCACTGGCGGCGAGCGCCCTGCTCGAAGGGGTGATCGTTGCCACGGCGGTGCTCGCCGCCGGAGGCGCCGCCGGGATGCTGGCGGCGCGGTGGGCCATCGGCGGCTGGCCTGGCCGGATCCTGCCCGGCGCCCTCGTCCCGCACGTCGCCCCGATCCTCCTCATGGGTGCCGTGATCCTCGCTGGTGCCATCCTCCCGCTGGTCTTCGCCCGGCAGAGCCGAATCCTCGACGCCGAGACCAAGCCGGCCGGCCTGCTCGGACCGGCGGTGCTTCAGCTCGGCGTCAGCCTGGCGGTGCTGGCCGTGAGCGCGCTGCTCGGGCGCCACGCTACGACGCTTACGGCGCGCCTGGCTTTCTCTGACCGCGATGGCCAGGTGCTCGAGCTCACCGCTCCCGACCGCCGGCCTGCGGATCGGGCCCAGCGCTACGCCTCACTGCTCCAGGAACTCGACGGCGATGGAGGTGAGCTCGTGAGCCTGACCAGCCCCGGCGCACTGGTGGGACTGGGCACGGTGAGCACCGTGACCACCGATTGCGGCATCTGCAGTGCCGGGGGAATGAACCTCAAATGGCACCTGGTCTCGACCACCCATCAGTTCGTGAGCCCGGATTCGTTCAAGGCGCTCGGCGTGCGGCTGGTGGCGGGCCGAGGGATCAGGAAGGAGGACGCTTGGGGTGCGACGCCGGTCGCGGTGATCAGTCGCGCCCTCGCCGAGCGACACTTCCAGAAGGGTGGGGCCCTCGGCCGACCGATGCTGGTGGCCGATGATCCCAGAACCTGGCACACCGTCGTGGGCGTCGTGGACGATCCTCCCGGCACCGCCCTCGGATCTCGACTCCAGCCTCGATATACGGTGTACCTCAGTATTCTGCAGCACCCGGTCTCGTCCGCCGAGCTGCTAGTGCGCTCGCCACCGCGGGCCGACCCGGCCCCGTTCGTCCGGCGCGCGCTCCTGGCACTCGGGACATGGGGAAGCGGACCGATCGCCGAGCGTGCCATACTCGCGGCTGAGGCGGCGCCGCTCGTCTGGTTCAGCCGCTGGTTCGCGGTGGAAGGTTGGGTGACGTTGGTCATCGCGGTGGTCGGCACCTTTACTCTGATGCGGCTCTGGGTCCAGTCGCTCCGGCCGGAGCTGGGGATTCGCCGGGCGACTGGAGCGCGGCGGAGCCGCCTGCTGCTCCGGATTCTCTCGCGAGCCGCCCGGACGGGGTTGGCCGGCACGGTATTCGGACTCTGGTTCGGGCAGGCGATCTGGAGCACGCTGCCAAGCGTCATGACCGGTGCGGCCCAGTGGGACATGCGAGTGCTGCTCCGCTACAGTCTGCTGCTCGTCCTCACCACGCTCGCCGGCGCGATGCTCCCCGCGTGGCGCGCCCTGCGAGCGACGCCTGCCTCTCTGCTCGGGTCGGACGGGGATTAG
- a CDS encoding YciI family protein produces the protein MMLMIPKGYEQAAPGTVPDARAVKAMMKYNERLQQAGVLLALDGLHPPSMGARVSFPGGKPRVTDGPFAEAKEVLGGYWMIQVKSKEEAVEWASRCPASENEVIEIRQVQELSDFPADVQEAAAGFSELRS, from the coding sequence ATGATGCTGATGATCCCCAAGGGATACGAGCAGGCCGCCCCGGGTACCGTGCCGGACGCCAGAGCGGTGAAGGCCATGATGAAATACAATGAACGCCTGCAGCAGGCCGGCGTATTGCTGGCGCTGGACGGCCTCCACCCACCTTCGATGGGCGCGCGGGTCTCCTTCCCCGGCGGCAAACCCAGGGTGACCGACGGGCCCTTCGCGGAGGCAAAGGAGGTGCTGGGCGGATATTGGATGATTCAGGTGAAGTCGAAGGAGGAGGCGGTGGAATGGGCCTCGCGCTGTCCCGCCTCGGAGAACGAAGTGATCGAGATCCGCCAGGTGCAGGAGCTCTCGGATTTCCCTGCCGACGTCCAGGAGGCCGCGGCCGGCTTTTCCGAGTTGCGGTCCTGA
- a CDS encoding PadR family transcriptional regulator, whose translation MFESGEIKFVILRLLKEKPRHGYEVIKALEEQMAGCYTPSAGTVYPTLQLLEDEGYVKAVDTAGKKVYHITPEGERYLEEHRDLLDQIVERVRETIRDFTGGGLGEVQGAFARLAGTTFRRAWRRGPDDPALKRVAEILKKAAEDIERAWQPAASDASTEEK comes from the coding sequence ATGTTCGAATCCGGCGAGATCAAGTTCGTGATCCTCCGGCTGTTGAAAGAGAAGCCCCGGCACGGCTACGAGGTGATCAAGGCGTTGGAGGAGCAGATGGCCGGGTGCTACACCCCTTCCGCTGGCACGGTCTACCCCACCCTGCAACTGCTGGAGGACGAAGGCTACGTCAAGGCGGTGGACACCGCCGGTAAGAAGGTCTACCACATCACGCCCGAGGGTGAGCGCTACCTGGAGGAGCATCGGGACCTACTCGACCAGATCGTGGAGCGAGTGCGCGAGACCATTCGCGATTTCACCGGCGGCGGCCTGGGTGAGGTGCAGGGCGCGTTCGCCCGCCTCGCCGGCACCACGTTTCGCCGGGCCTGGCGCCGCGGCCCGGATGACCCAGCACTCAAGCGAGTCGCCGAAATTCTCAAGAAGGCGGCCGAGGACATCGAGCGGGCCTGGCAACCTGCCGCCTCGGACGCGAGCACCGAGGAGAAGTAA